Proteins found in one Fimbriimonadaceae bacterium genomic segment:
- a CDS encoding adenylate kinase: MSLRLILIGPPGVGKGTQAALLEQRVGARPLSSGMIFRSEIEAETDLGQLAKSYIDRGELVPNGVTIQMMVKRIRTEDTRRRGFVLDGFPRTVRQAEALTEELEHLDVHIDAVVSLEVPEDVIVARLSGRMGCTKCGEIYHSTNKPPKREGICDKCNSPLFVREDDKPDTVRERLRVFRENTKPVIDYYESRGSLRRVDADRQADEVYDDIVKGLV; this comes from the coding sequence TTGTCCCTCCGACTCATTCTCATCGGGCCTCCTGGTGTCGGCAAAGGCACCCAGGCGGCCCTTTTGGAGCAACGCGTCGGAGCACGGCCCCTCTCTTCTGGAATGATCTTCCGCTCTGAGATCGAGGCGGAGACCGACCTCGGCCAACTGGCCAAGAGCTACATCGACCGCGGGGAGCTGGTGCCCAACGGGGTGACGATCCAGATGATGGTCAAGCGGATCCGCACCGAGGACACGCGGCGGCGCGGGTTTGTCCTTGACGGCTTTCCCCGCACCGTCCGTCAAGCCGAGGCACTGACCGAGGAGTTGGAACACCTGGACGTCCACATCGACGCGGTGGTCTCGCTTGAGGTGCCCGAGGACGTCATCGTCGCCCGGTTGTCTGGTCGAATGGGCTGCACCAAGTGCGGCGAGATCTACCACTCGACTAACAAACCCCCCAAGCGGGAAGGCATTTGCGACAAGTGCAACAGCCCCCTCTTTGTGCGGGAGGACGACAAGCCCGACACCGTGCGCGAACGCCTGCGCGTCTTTCGCGAGAACACCAAGCCGGTGATCGACTACTACGAGTCCCGCGGCTCGTTGCGACGCGTCGATGCCGACCGCCAGGCTGACGAGGTGTACGACGACATCGTCAAGGG
- the rplF gene encoding 50S ribosomal protein L6 has product MSRIGLKPITVPGNVTVTVENAEVTVKGPKGELKQTVARELTIEQKDGKLTVSRPNNQRRNRSQHGLTRTLIANMVTGVTEGHSKALEIHGVGYRAQAAGQSVTLNVGYSHPVVVTAPQGVNFEVKADDKSRVTTIVVSGIDKALVGQTAADIRKTRKPDPYKGKGVRYKGEVIKLRQGKRAGK; this is encoded by the coding sequence ATGTCACGAATCGGACTGAAACCGATCACCGTCCCCGGCAACGTCACCGTCACGGTGGAGAACGCCGAGGTGACCGTGAAGGGGCCCAAGGGCGAACTGAAGCAGACGGTCGCCCGCGAGCTCACCATTGAACAGAAGGACGGCAAGCTGACCGTGTCGCGACCGAACAACCAGCGGCGCAACCGGAGCCAGCACGGCCTCACCCGGACGCTCATCGCCAACATGGTCACCGGTGTCACCGAGGGCCACTCGAAGGCGTTGGAGATCCACGGTGTCGGCTACCGCGCCCAGGCGGCGGGGCAGTCGGTCACGCTCAACGTGGGGTACTCGCACCCGGTCGTGGTCACCGCGCCCCAGGGAGTGAACTTCGAAGTGAAGGCCGACGACAAGTCGCGCGTCACCACCATCGTCGTCAGCGGCATCGACAAGGCCCTCGTCGGCCAGACCGCCGCAGACATCCGCAAGACCCGCAAGCCTGACCCGTACAAGGGCAAGGGCGTGCGCTACAAGGGCGAGGTCATCAAGCTCCGCCAAGGCAAGAGGGCCGGTAAGTAA
- the rplR gene encoding 50S ribosomal protein L18: MSVKTRSDMRVVRHKRIRKTLVGTTERPRLAVFKSQKHLYAQVIDDTKGHTLAAASTAEKALGASDNTEGAKKVGLELGKRAAAAGVKTVVFDRGGFRYHGCLASLADGAREAGLEF; encoded by the coding sequence ATGTCAGTCAAAACCCGAAGCGACATGCGCGTGGTGCGCCACAAGCGCATCCGCAAGACCTTGGTCGGCACGACGGAGCGCCCGCGCCTCGCCGTGTTCAAGAGCCAAAAGCACCTGTACGCGCAGGTCATCGACGACACCAAGGGCCACACCTTGGCGGCGGCCAGCACGGCAGAAAAGGCCCTGGGCGCCAGCGACAACACCGAGGGGGCCAAGAAGGTCGGCTTGGAACTGGGCAAGCGTGCCGCGGCGGCCGGCGTGAAGACGGTGGTCTTCGACCGCGGCGGTTTCCGCTACCACGGTTGCCTGGCCAGCCTGGCCGACGGTGCCCGCGAGGCGGGACTGGAGTTCTAA
- the rpmD gene encoding 50S ribosomal protein L30: MPKALKITLSKSLIAQVPKNVKTAHALGLRKIGQSTLNHPTAAVKGMIHQIKHVLTVEEVEVEGEIPRKRRGHKAKAAATAAPKAEKKPKAAAKAEPASDEPAPKKRTTKKKADEASE; encoded by the coding sequence ATGCCTAAGGCGCTCAAGATCACCCTCAGCAAGAGCCTGATCGCCCAGGTGCCGAAGAACGTCAAGACCGCCCACGCCCTCGGCCTACGCAAGATCGGGCAGTCCACCCTGAACCATCCCACCGCGGCGGTGAAGGGCATGATCCACCAGATCAAGCACGTCTTGACGGTCGAGGAAGTCGAGGTCGAAGGCGAGATCCCGCGCAAGCGCCGTGGCCACAAGGCCAAAGCCGCCGCGACCGCCGCACCCAAGGCTGAGAAGAAGCCGAAGGCGGCCGCCAAGGCCGAGCCGGCCAGCGACGAACCCGCGCCCAAGAAGCGCACGACGAAGAAGAAAGCCGACGAGGCATCCGAATGA
- a CDS encoding FAD-dependent oxidoreductase, with protein sequence MRVAVVGGGVMGLATATALSQRGHEVTVFEQNAPGWPGGSSHGRSRIVRQAYPDPFYTKVAVEAHRLWADLEHETGRKLVHEVGLLFIGRHGDAELDAERTGLEANGVKYVEVGPEDVRRYHLAMELDDDEVALLTHRAGWADVPTVLETLQGLALASGAQWVRERVDPRALPAFERVVVTAGAWVAQYAPLPVQVTRQTFAYIRGEHEGPVWIEAFGDHIYGFPSEPGSPAFKVGYHSAGPVTDPDEAAREPDPVAVRAVLGRVESRFHIHNPQAVELGVCLYTTAANDDFVIGWLDNRTLVASPCSGHGFKFGPWMGRFLADLVVAKQSIDDWPRWRWVPGDRV encoded by the coding sequence GTGCGTGTAGCGGTCGTGGGCGGCGGTGTGATGGGCCTCGCGACCGCGACGGCCCTCAGCCAGCGCGGTCACGAGGTCACCGTTTTCGAACAGAACGCCCCGGGCTGGCCCGGTGGCAGCAGCCACGGCCGCTCACGGATCGTCAGGCAGGCCTACCCCGACCCGTTCTACACCAAGGTCGCGGTGGAAGCCCACCGTCTGTGGGCCGACCTGGAGCATGAGACAGGTCGCAAGCTCGTCCACGAAGTCGGACTGCTCTTCATCGGCCGCCACGGGGACGCCGAACTGGACGCGGAACGCACCGGGCTCGAGGCAAACGGAGTCAAGTACGTCGAGGTCGGCCCGGAGGACGTCCGACGGTACCACCTCGCGATGGAGTTGGACGACGACGAAGTGGCCCTGCTGACCCACCGGGCCGGGTGGGCGGACGTGCCCACCGTCCTTGAGACGTTGCAGGGACTGGCCCTGGCAAGTGGCGCGCAATGGGTGCGCGAGCGCGTCGACCCCCGCGCCCTTCCGGCTTTCGAACGGGTCGTTGTCACTGCGGGAGCGTGGGTCGCCCAGTACGCCCCCCTTCCCGTCCAGGTCACCCGGCAGACGTTTGCTTACATCCGGGGGGAGCACGAGGGCCCGGTCTGGATCGAGGCGTTCGGCGACCACATCTACGGATTCCCCAGCGAACCCGGCTCACCGGCGTTCAAGGTCGGCTACCACTCTGCCGGCCCCGTCACCGACCCGGACGAGGCGGCCCGCGAGCCCGACCCTGTCGCGGTGCGGGCGGTCCTTGGGCGGGTCGAGTCGCGGTTCCACATCCACAACCCCCAGGCCGTCGAACTGGGCGTCTGCCTCTACACGACGGCGGCCAACGACGATTTCGTGATCGGATGGCTCGACAACCGCACCCTTGTCGCGAGCCCTTGCAGTGGCCACGGGTTCAAGTTCGGGCCTTGGATGGGCCGGTTCCTCGCCGACCTTGTCGTAGCCAAGCAGTCCATCGACGACTGGCCAAGGTGGCGTTGGGTTCCTGGGGACCGCGTTTGA
- the rpsE gene encoding 30S ribosomal protein S5, translated as MARRGPRIVGRRSTGQNQPRPDGGPQLDVRVIASNKVSKTHKGGKTMSWSVLVVVGDNKGQVGVGLGKARGIPDAIRKAEDAARKNMFRVEMLGATIPHEVEGKHGTARVIMRPASPGTGVKAGSAVRMCLEALGVHDVLSKCLGSRNSVNIAYATVNAFKELQAPESTASTRGADVAQLVPWLAKARKEEADHA; from the coding sequence ATGGCACGAAGAGGACCACGAATCGTCGGTCGGCGTTCGACCGGCCAGAACCAACCCCGTCCGGACGGCGGGCCGCAGCTCGACGTCCGCGTCATCGCCTCCAACAAGGTGAGCAAGACGCACAAGGGCGGCAAGACCATGTCTTGGTCGGTGCTCGTCGTCGTCGGCGACAACAAGGGCCAGGTCGGTGTCGGCCTCGGTAAGGCGCGCGGCATCCCCGACGCCATCCGCAAGGCCGAAGACGCCGCGCGCAAGAACATGTTCCGGGTCGAAATGCTCGGCGCGACGATCCCCCACGAAGTCGAAGGCAAGCATGGCACCGCCCGTGTCATCATGCGCCCCGCCTCGCCCGGTACCGGCGTCAAGGCCGGATCGGCCGTCCGGATGTGCCTGGAAGCCCTCGGCGTCCACGACGTCTTGAGCAAGTGTCTCGGTAGCCGCAACAGCGTCAACATCGCCTATGCCACCGTCAACGCGTTCAAGGAGCTCCAAGCCCCCGAAAGCACCGCGTCGACCCGGGGGGCCGACGTCGCCCAACTGGTGCCCTGGCTCGCCAAGGCCCGTAAGGAGGAGGCTGACCATGCCTAA
- the rplO gene encoding 50S ribosomal protein L15 produces MNLNDLQPNEGSTKRRRRVARGIGSGLGKTAGRGTKGQKARRQIPAWFEGGQTPIHRRLPVKKGFRNINSVTFAIINMDDLEKHFDKGAEVTPEAVVAKGIVSDLPNGGLKVLAFGDLSKKLTVKAHAFSKAAQEKIEKAGGQAVTL; encoded by the coding sequence ATGAACCTGAACGATCTTCAACCGAACGAAGGCTCCACCAAGCGCCGCCGCCGCGTGGCGCGGGGCATCGGCAGCGGCCTCGGCAAGACCGCGGGCCGAGGCACCAAGGGCCAGAAAGCACGTCGGCAGATTCCGGCGTGGTTTGAAGGCGGCCAAACGCCCATCCACCGCCGGCTTCCGGTCAAGAAGGGCTTCCGCAACATCAACAGCGTCACTTTCGCGATCATCAACATGGACGACCTGGAAAAGCACTTTGACAAAGGCGCCGAGGTCACTCCCGAAGCGGTGGTCGCCAAGGGCATTGTCAGCGACCTGCCGAACGGCGGCCTGAAGGTGCTCGCGTTCGGCGACCTGTCGAAGAAGCTCACCGTGAAGGCCCACGCCTTCAGCAAGGCGGCCCAAGAGAAGATCGAGAAGGCGGGCGGCCAGGCGGTCACGCTGTGA
- a CDS encoding type Z 30S ribosomal protein S14, whose product MAKQCLKIKQKAKPKFKVRAYNRCSLCGRDSGYFRYFGICRICLRECAHKGLLPGVVKSSW is encoded by the coding sequence ATGGCCAAACAGTGCTTGAAAATCAAACAAAAGGCGAAACCCAAGTTCAAGGTGCGCGCCTACAACCGTTGCAGCCTTTGCGGGCGTGACAGCGGCTACTTCCGCTACTTCGGCATTTGCCGCATCTGCTTGCGCGAATGCGCACACAAGGGGCTGCTCCCCGGGGTCGTCAAGTCCAGTTGGTGA
- the rpsH gene encoding 30S ribosomal protein S8, translating into MHSDPIADLLTRIRNGLMSGAMFIDCPLSKIKVEIAKILVSEGFVKSQETITEGKFPVLRVHLKYDHRRKPVIHKIRRVSKPGLRSYKSVDELRPRRSGLSVVVMTTSQGVMTDREARRRNIGGEAVCEVY; encoded by the coding sequence ATGCATAGCGACCCCATCGCCGACCTTTTGACGCGCATCCGCAACGGACTGATGTCCGGGGCGATGTTCATCGACTGCCCCCTGAGCAAGATCAAGGTGGAAATCGCCAAGATCTTGGTCAGCGAGGGGTTTGTCAAGTCGCAGGAGACGATCACCGAGGGCAAGTTCCCGGTCCTCCGCGTCCATCTGAAGTACGACCACCGCCGCAAGCCGGTCATCCACAAAATCCGCCGCGTGAGCAAACCAGGCCTACGCAGCTACAAGAGTGTGGACGAACTCCGACCCCGGCGCAGCGGCCTGTCCGTCGTCGTCATGACGACGAGCCAGGGGGTCATGACCGACCGAGAGGCCCGACGCCGCAACATTGGCGGCGAGGCCGTTTGTGAGGTGTATTGA
- a CDS encoding isochorismatase family protein, with the protein MSLRAEESVVVIVDMQPTFLAPIHQRERVLSRCQFIAQVARRLEVPVVATAQYPDRMGGVAPEISGLLHSPVIGKMSFSCCGEPKFNDAIDRHDRAQVVLCGVESHICVTQTALDLLGDDHDVFVVADAVSARSAEMHDVALQRLRDVGVEVVHSESVAYEWLGSAEHEAFRDVLALVKGQ; encoded by the coding sequence ATGTCATTGCGTGCGGAAGAGTCCGTCGTCGTCATCGTGGACATGCAACCGACGTTCCTGGCGCCGATCCACCAGAGGGAGCGCGTCCTCTCCCGCTGCCAGTTCATCGCCCAAGTGGCGCGGCGCTTGGAGGTCCCGGTCGTCGCCACCGCCCAGTATCCGGACCGGATGGGCGGGGTCGCCCCTGAGATCAGCGGACTCCTCCACAGCCCGGTGATCGGCAAGATGTCGTTCAGTTGCTGCGGCGAGCCCAAGTTCAACGACGCCATCGACCGTCACGACCGCGCCCAAGTCGTCCTTTGCGGCGTCGAGAGCCATATCTGCGTCACCCAGACCGCCCTAGACCTGCTGGGGGACGACCACGACGTCTTTGTCGTCGCGGACGCGGTGTCGGCCCGCAGCGCCGAGATGCACGACGTCGCCCTCCAGCGATTGCGCGACGTCGGCGTCGAAGTGGTGCACAGCGAGTCAGTCGCCTACGAGTGGCTGGGGTCGGCGGAGCACGAGGCGTTCCGAGACGTCCTCGCCCTCGTGAAGGGTCAATAA
- a CDS encoding tetratricopeptide repeat protein has protein sequence MSESQNAAQAAYRAGDYRRSAALFREAVEAAPSNPNAWLGLGFALYACRQASEAVEAFRESLILSGGTVEGHFGLAMALCAVGDDIGAAKELEATLALQGDHAAARRGLGSTLVRAARKHLADGQLPICEDLLTKAYAHDRHNSDVILALVDYYRRVKMYDEAMAVVRQAMEDVPHLPGIHDLAAEFGLVKKRERGWLY, from the coding sequence ATGTCCGAATCGCAAAACGCGGCACAGGCAGCTTATCGGGCCGGTGACTACCGCCGGTCGGCCGCCTTGTTCCGCGAGGCCGTCGAGGCGGCACCCTCCAACCCCAACGCCTGGTTAGGCCTCGGGTTTGCTCTGTACGCCTGCAGACAGGCGTCTGAGGCGGTCGAGGCGTTCCGCGAGAGCCTGATCCTCTCGGGGGGCACCGTGGAGGGGCACTTTGGTCTGGCAATGGCCCTGTGCGCCGTCGGCGACGACATTGGGGCCGCCAAGGAGCTTGAGGCCACCCTCGCCCTTCAGGGCGACCACGCCGCCGCGCGGCGGGGCTTGGGTTCGACGCTGGTCAGGGCCGCCCGCAAGCACCTGGCGGACGGGCAGTTGCCCATCTGCGAAGACCTGCTCACCAAGGCCTACGCCCACGACCGCCACAACAGCGACGTCATCTTGGCTTTGGTCGACTACTACCGCCGGGTAAAGATGTACGACGAGGCGATGGCCGTCGTGCGCCAAGCCATGGAGGACGTGCCCCACCTTCCCGGCATCCACGACCTGGCCGCCGAGTTTGGGCTCGTCAAGAAGCGGGAACGCGGCTGGCTTTATTGA
- the secY gene encoding preprotein translocase subunit SecY, which yields MAAGALGGSPGGGDKSLRLSLADTLRLAWADDDLRQRLTFVIGIFLIYAMGVQVPVPVPGFDPAQMQKLLEDNAFFNLLNTFGGGAFKRLSIFALGLGPYISASIIMQVLTMGIPSWKEEMKEGGEYARKQQNKRTRSLTLALCVFQGFGLMSQMGPVVAQLVPFAKIAVVIFWMCGSSLLQWLGEQVTERGIGNGISILIFAGIVISIPNIAGILGNAVKNGTVGWGQVVVILALFLLTTYVVVYFTIAQRRIPIEHMRRNFGTKSIGGQVSYLPISPNMAGVIPIIFALALTNLPSMFRSVFPQGHPAQQALDMIGKFFYPDFRHWEGWVAAVVYAAMIFFFTYFYTALQYNVEDMADNLKKHGSFIRGIRPGKQTKEFLDGVISRVTFVGAGFLAIVALTQYVLPLIAAVQNLGLIFGTSLLIMVSVALETMRQIEANLLAKQYEG from the coding sequence ATGGCCGCTGGTGCACTCGGTGGCTCCCCGGGCGGGGGCGACAAAAGTCTGCGGCTCTCGCTGGCGGACACGCTCCGCCTCGCCTGGGCAGACGACGACCTGCGCCAGCGGCTGACCTTCGTCATCGGCATCTTCCTCATCTACGCGATGGGTGTCCAGGTGCCCGTGCCGGTGCCGGGGTTCGACCCGGCGCAGATGCAAAAGCTGCTCGAAGACAACGCGTTCTTCAACCTTTTGAACACCTTTGGCGGCGGCGCGTTCAAGCGTCTGTCCATCTTCGCCCTCGGCCTCGGCCCCTACATCTCGGCCAGCATTATCATGCAGGTCCTCACCATGGGCATCCCCTCTTGGAAGGAGGAGATGAAGGAAGGTGGCGAATACGCGCGGAAGCAACAGAACAAGCGCACCCGCTCCCTGACCCTCGCCCTATGCGTGTTCCAAGGGTTCGGCCTCATGAGCCAGATGGGCCCGGTCGTCGCCCAGCTTGTGCCGTTCGCCAAGATCGCCGTCGTCATCTTCTGGATGTGCGGGTCGTCACTGTTGCAGTGGCTGGGTGAGCAGGTCACCGAGCGCGGCATCGGTAACGGTATTTCCATTCTCATCTTCGCCGGTATCGTCATCTCGATCCCCAACATCGCCGGAATCCTCGGCAACGCGGTCAAGAACGGCACCGTCGGTTGGGGGCAGGTCGTCGTCATCCTGGCCCTGTTCCTCTTGACGACGTACGTCGTCGTCTACTTCACCATCGCCCAGCGGCGTATCCCGATCGAGCACATGCGCCGGAACTTCGGCACCAAATCGATCGGCGGACAGGTGAGCTATCTGCCCATCTCACCGAACATGGCGGGCGTCATCCCCATCATCTTCGCCCTGGCCCTGACGAACCTGCCGAGCATGTTCCGCAGCGTGTTCCCGCAAGGCCACCCGGCCCAACAGGCGCTGGACATGATCGGGAAGTTCTTCTACCCTGACTTCCGCCACTGGGAAGGCTGGGTCGCCGCGGTCGTCTACGCCGCCATGATCTTCTTCTTCACGTACTTCTACACCGCGTTGCAGTACAACGTCGAAGACATGGCCGACAACCTGAAGAAGCATGGCAGTTTCATCCGTGGCATCCGGCCGGGCAAACAGACCAAGGAGTTCCTCGACGGCGTCATTTCGCGGGTCACCTTTGTCGGTGCCGGCTTCCTGGCCATCGTGGCTTTGACCCAGTACGTTCTGCCCCTCATCGCCGCCGTCCAGAACCTCGGCCTCATCTTTGGCACCTCGTTGCTCATCATGGTCAGCGTCGCGCTGGAAACGATGCGGCAGATCGAGGCGAACCTCCTGGCCAAGCAGTACGAGGGCTAA